The following coding sequences are from one Acidimicrobiia bacterium window:
- a CDS encoding leucine--tRNA ligase, translating to MSVDNPTPDAPGHDQIPAHRYTAALASEIERTWQDRWEAEGTFLAPNPAGALEAGFDRVADLPKLYVLDMFPYPSGKGLHVGHPLGFIGTDVYARYQRMNGHNVIHAMGYDAFGLPAEQYAVETGQHPRDTTNANIANMARQLRRLGLGHDPRRSVNTTDPAFYKWTQWIFLQIFGAWYDRDADRARPISELETELANGTRPPDPGTNPGEQPWSELTDRERRVVVDAHRLAYLHEAPVNWCPGLGTVLANEEVTADGRSDRGNFPVFRRPLKQWMMRITAYADRLAGDLDLLDWSESIKLMQRNWIGRSEGAEVRFAAGASEIAVFTTRPDTLFGATYVVLAPEHPLVDRLVATTWAEGVDPRWTGGASTPGEAVEHYRSQTLRRSDLERQTVDREKTGVFIGTTATNPVNGEPVPIFVADYVLMGYGTGAIMAVPAHDQRDFDFAGAFGLPMTAVVSPPEGWSDQPENWDTAWGGAGGGINSTNADLSLNGLSVPAAKVAITTWLEQHDAGRGTVTYKLRDWLFSRQRYWGEPFPIVYDEHDLPIAVPESELPVLLPDIVDYSPKQFEIDDNTSAPEPPLGRATEWASVTLDLGDGLKSYRREVNTMPQWAGSCWYELRYLDPANDAMFVDPAIERYWMGPQSESDGGGVDLYVGGVEHAVLHLLYSRFWHKVLFDLGHLSSKEPYRRLFNQGMVQAAAYTDDRGRHVAANEIDERGGRFFHRDQEVQRHYGKMGKSLKNSVTPDEVCADFGADTLRLYEMFTGPLDQSRPWETKAIVGVFRLLQRIWRSILDEDTGEVRVADIPADDATRRILHKSIAAVREGMETLRFNTSIARITELNNHLTARFPDGGAPREVVEPLVLLLAPLAPHAAEELWARLGHPNSLAWEAFPEVDPMLLIDATIEIPVQVNGKVKARLTMPAGMSPADLEAAARSHEKITPLLAETTLRKVIVLPDKLVNFVIG from the coding sequence ATGAGCGTTGACAACCCCACGCCAGATGCCCCCGGCCACGACCAGATTCCGGCCCACCGCTACACCGCGGCGCTGGCATCGGAGATCGAAAGGACCTGGCAGGATCGCTGGGAGGCCGAGGGTACGTTCCTGGCTCCCAATCCCGCCGGGGCCCTCGAGGCCGGGTTCGACCGGGTGGCCGACCTTCCCAAACTTTACGTACTGGATATGTTCCCCTACCCCTCGGGCAAGGGGTTACACGTAGGCCACCCGCTCGGATTCATCGGCACCGATGTCTACGCCCGCTACCAGAGGATGAATGGGCACAACGTCATTCATGCCATGGGCTACGACGCCTTCGGACTACCCGCCGAGCAGTACGCAGTGGAGACCGGCCAACACCCGCGCGACACCACCAACGCCAATATCGCCAACATGGCCCGCCAACTCAGGCGACTCGGGCTAGGGCACGATCCTCGCCGCAGCGTCAACACCACCGACCCGGCGTTTTACAAATGGACGCAGTGGATCTTCCTCCAGATATTCGGCGCCTGGTACGACCGCGACGCCGATCGGGCCCGGCCCATCAGCGAACTTGAAACCGAACTCGCCAACGGCACGCGCCCGCCTGATCCCGGAACGAATCCCGGCGAGCAGCCGTGGTCTGAACTCACCGACCGTGAACGCCGCGTGGTGGTGGACGCTCATCGCCTGGCTTACCTTCACGAAGCCCCGGTGAACTGGTGCCCGGGGTTGGGCACGGTGCTGGCCAACGAAGAGGTGACCGCGGATGGTCGCTCGGACCGCGGCAACTTCCCCGTTTTCCGCCGCCCCCTGAAGCAGTGGATGATGCGAATCACCGCCTATGCCGACCGCCTCGCCGGCGACCTCGACCTGCTCGACTGGAGCGAGTCGATCAAGTTGATGCAACGGAACTGGATCGGCAGGAGCGAAGGGGCCGAGGTGCGCTTCGCCGCCGGAGCCTCCGAGATTGCCGTGTTCACCACCCGCCCCGACACCCTCTTCGGAGCTACCTACGTGGTGTTGGCACCGGAGCACCCCCTGGTGGACCGCCTCGTCGCCACCACCTGGGCCGAGGGGGTAGACCCGCGCTGGACCGGAGGGGCATCCACCCCCGGCGAGGCGGTAGAGCACTACCGCTCCCAGACCCTTCGCCGCAGTGATCTCGAACGGCAGACCGTGGACCGGGAGAAGACCGGGGTGTTTATCGGCACCACCGCTACCAACCCCGTCAATGGGGAGCCCGTCCCCATTTTCGTGGCCGACTATGTGCTGATGGGTTACGGCACCGGGGCCATCATGGCCGTGCCCGCCCACGATCAACGCGACTTCGACTTTGCCGGCGCCTTTGGCCTGCCGATGACCGCCGTGGTTTCCCCACCAGAAGGCTGGTCGGATCAGCCCGAGAACTGGGACACGGCCTGGGGCGGCGCCGGCGGCGGCATCAACAGCACCAACGCCGACCTATCCCTCAACGGCCTCTCGGTGCCGGCCGCCAAGGTGGCCATCACCACTTGGCTTGAGCAACACGATGCCGGTCGGGGCACGGTGACCTACAAGTTGCGGGATTGGCTGTTCTCCCGCCAGCGCTACTGGGGCGAGCCCTTTCCGATTGTCTATGACGAGCATGACCTGCCCATCGCCGTCCCCGAGTCCGAACTTCCCGTGCTCCTTCCCGACATCGTGGATTACTCCCCGAAGCAGTTCGAGATCGATGACAACACCTCGGCGCCGGAGCCACCCCTCGGGCGAGCCACCGAGTGGGCCTCGGTCACCCTCGACCTCGGCGATGGCCTGAAGTCCTACCGGCGCGAGGTGAACACGATGCCGCAGTGGGCGGGCTCGTGTTGGTACGAACTGCGTTACCTCGATCCCGCCAACGACGCCATGTTCGTAGACCCCGCCATCGAGCGCTACTGGATGGGTCCGCAATCGGAGTCTGATGGCGGCGGAGTGGACCTCTATGTGGGGGGGGTGGAGCACGCGGTGCTGCACTTGCTCTACTCCCGTTTCTGGCACAAGGTCCTCTTCGACCTCGGTCACCTCAGTTCGAAGGAGCCGTACCGCCGCCTGTTCAACCAGGGCATGGTGCAAGCGGCGGCGTACACCGACGACCGCGGGCGCCATGTGGCGGCGAACGAGATCGACGAGCGCGGTGGACGCTTCTTTCACCGTGATCAGGAGGTCCAACGCCACTACGGGAAGATGGGGAAGTCGCTCAAGAACTCCGTGACCCCCGACGAGGTGTGTGCCGATTTCGGGGCCGACACGCTCCGCCTGTACGAGATGTTCACCGGTCCCCTCGACCAAAGTCGCCCCTGGGAGACGAAGGCCATCGTGGGGGTGTTCCGCTTGTTGCAGCGCATCTGGCGGAGCATCCTCGATGAGGACACAGGGGAGGTGCGGGTGGCCGACATCCCCGCCGACGATGCCACTCGTCGCATCCTGCACAAGTCCATTGCGGCTGTGCGCGAGGGAATGGAGACGCTGCGGTTCAACACTTCGATCGCCCGTATCACCGAACTAAATAACCACCTCACGGCCCGCTTCCCCGACGGCGGCGCACCGCGCGAAGTCGTAGAGCCGCTCGTCTTGTTGCTCGCCCCCCTCGCGCCCCACGCCGCCGAGGAGCTTTGGGCTCGGCTCGGCCATCCCAACTCGCTCGCATGGGAGGCGTTCCCGGAGGTCGATCCGATGCTGTTGATCGATGCCACCATCGAGATTCCGGTCCAGGTCAACGGCAAGGTGAAGGCTCGGCTCACCATGCCCGCCGGAATGTCCCCCGCCGACCTCGAAGCGGCCGCCCGCTCGCACGAGAAGATCACCCCACTGCTGGCCGAGACAACGCTGCGCAAGGTGATCGTTCTTCCCGACAAACTTGTGAACTTCGTGATTGGATGA
- a CDS encoding fatty acyl-AMP ligase gives MCVLTLPQRIEAGADRGHDLTFVVGGDPAVVSYAQLHNEARGFAANLQSLGVAPGDHVALLGPTSRPLVTALQAIWLAGATAVVLPLPMRLSSIEEFVLQTRVRIANSDVSLVLVDPELAPFVDVVVGDPPMVGWDAVQPGPGRVGPEAFARPLDDPQRLAILQFTSGSTSDPKGVMLPHHTVGANLDGIAAATSLDPHNDVLVSWLPLYHDMGLVGIFSLALTTGTPLVLAAPTDFMAGPGRWMEWISTYGGTATAGPNFSYVLAARALGRGDTLDLSRLRIALNGAEPVDPDAVAKFIDAGARHGLRPGAVFPAFGMAEVAIAGTFPEPMAGLRTDVVDLRSMEGERYAAPLETDSEWARHFAILGRPVQGLEIRVVDPRSGDVLEDREVGELEIRGTSVTPGYYKRPDANRDLFHDGWLRTGDLAYLIDGEMVMCGRIKDMIIVGGRNVFPEDIERALVGVDGVRAGNVIAFGVDGVGGKEGLVVVAESKSDDLLEVRHSVAQRVREAVGLAARDIVLVAPGTLPKTSSGKLQRSLCKLRYLGSELQHA, from the coding sequence ATCTGCGTGCTGACCCTCCCGCAACGGATCGAGGCCGGCGCAGACCGCGGCCACGACCTCACCTTCGTCGTAGGCGGCGACCCCGCAGTGGTCTCCTACGCTCAATTACACAACGAGGCCCGGGGCTTCGCCGCCAACCTCCAAAGCCTCGGGGTGGCGCCGGGCGATCATGTGGCGCTGCTCGGCCCTACGTCACGGCCACTGGTCACCGCCCTGCAGGCCATCTGGCTCGCCGGGGCTACGGCGGTGGTGTTGCCCTTGCCGATGCGACTCTCCTCGATCGAGGAGTTCGTGCTCCAAACTCGGGTCCGGATCGCCAACTCCGACGTCTCGCTCGTGCTGGTTGATCCCGAATTGGCGCCCTTCGTCGACGTGGTCGTCGGTGATCCGCCGATGGTGGGCTGGGACGCGGTGCAACCCGGGCCCGGCCGGGTGGGTCCGGAAGCCTTCGCACGCCCCCTTGACGATCCGCAGCGCCTCGCTATCTTGCAGTTCACCAGCGGATCCACGTCTGATCCCAAAGGCGTGATGCTGCCGCACCACACCGTGGGCGCGAATCTCGACGGCATCGCGGCCGCTACCTCCCTCGACCCTCACAATGATGTGCTGGTGTCCTGGCTGCCGCTCTACCACGACATGGGGCTCGTAGGGATCTTCAGTCTGGCGCTCACCACCGGTACGCCGCTGGTGCTGGCCGCCCCCACCGACTTCATGGCCGGGCCCGGCCGCTGGATGGAGTGGATCTCCACCTACGGAGGCACCGCCACGGCCGGTCCCAATTTCTCCTATGTGTTAGCGGCCCGGGCGCTGGGCCGCGGCGACACGCTCGACCTCTCCCGTCTCCGGATCGCCCTCAACGGCGCCGAGCCGGTCGACCCCGACGCGGTGGCGAAGTTTATCGATGCCGGGGCGCGGCATGGTTTGCGTCCCGGGGCCGTGTTTCCCGCCTTTGGCATGGCCGAGGTGGCCATCGCCGGTACCTTCCCCGAGCCGATGGCTGGTCTGCGGACCGATGTGGTGGACCTTCGCTCGATGGAGGGCGAGCGGTACGCCGCCCCCCTCGAGACCGATTCGGAGTGGGCCCGGCACTTCGCCATTCTCGGCCGGCCCGTCCAGGGGCTAGAGATACGGGTGGTTGATCCGCGCAGCGGGGATGTGCTGGAAGACCGAGAGGTGGGCGAACTGGAGATTCGGGGCACATCAGTGACCCCTGGCTATTACAAGCGCCCCGACGCCAACCGTGATCTGTTCCACGACGGATGGCTCCGCACCGGCGATCTGGCCTACCTGATCGACGGCGAGATGGTGATGTGCGGTCGCATCAAGGACATGATCATCGTGGGCGGTCGCAACGTGTTCCCGGAGGACATTGAGCGGGCGCTCGTTGGGGTGGACGGAGTGCGCGCCGGCAACGTGATCGCCTTCGGCGTGGACGGCGTTGGAGGCAAGGAAGGCCTCGTGGTGGTGGCCGAGTCCAAGTCTGATGATCTTCTGGAAGTTCGGCATTCGGTGGCGCAGCGAGTGAGGGAGGCGGTGGGTCTTGCGGCCCGGGACATTGTCTTGGTCGCGCCCGGCACCCTTCCCAAAACCAGTTCGGGAAAACTCCAGCGCTCGCTCTGCAAACTTCGCTACCTCGGGTCTGAACTCCAACACGCGTAA
- a CDS encoding LLM class F420-dependent oxidoreductase: MKVDGGLGGDLTSAARSAAVQEKQGYDGLWSAETAHDPFFPLLLASQSTQRVELGTGIAVAFARNPMNLAQLGWDMQAACEGRFILGLGSQIKPHITKRFSMPWTHPAPRMREMIQAIRAIWAAWNDGSKLDFQGDFYTHTLMTPFFDPGPNPYGDAKIFLAGVGQGMTEVAGEVSDGFLCHGFTTERYLREVTLPALDRGAAKAGRTRADVEISGPAFVVTGGNEEEMAASRTGTKQQIAFYGSTPAYRGVLELHGWGGLQDDLNKMSKEGRWKEMGELITDDILDTFAVIGEPEQIAAGLRARYGGIVQRISFYAPYASDPERWQQVMKDLQSI, translated from the coding sequence ATGAAAGTAGACGGGGGCCTCGGAGGAGATCTGACCAGCGCGGCGCGCTCCGCTGCGGTGCAGGAAAAGCAAGGCTACGACGGCCTCTGGAGCGCCGAAACCGCCCACGATCCGTTCTTCCCGCTCCTGCTGGCGTCGCAGTCGACCCAACGGGTTGAGTTGGGCACCGGGATCGCGGTGGCGTTCGCCCGCAATCCGATGAACCTCGCCCAACTCGGCTGGGACATGCAGGCCGCCTGCGAGGGGCGCTTCATCCTCGGGCTCGGAAGCCAGATCAAGCCCCACATCACCAAACGTTTCTCGATGCCCTGGACCCATCCGGCCCCGCGTATGCGGGAGATGATCCAGGCCATCCGAGCCATCTGGGCGGCCTGGAACGACGGCAGCAAGCTCGATTTCCAGGGCGATTTCTACACCCACACCCTGATGACGCCCTTCTTCGACCCCGGCCCCAACCCCTACGGCGACGCCAAGATCTTCCTGGCGGGCGTGGGCCAAGGGATGACCGAGGTGGCCGGCGAGGTTTCCGACGGATTCCTCTGTCACGGCTTCACCACCGAACGCTATCTACGCGAGGTCACCCTGCCCGCACTCGATCGGGGAGCGGCCAAAGCCGGCCGCACCCGGGCCGACGTGGAGATCTCCGGCCCGGCGTTCGTGGTCACTGGCGGTAACGAGGAGGAGATGGCGGCCTCCCGGACCGGCACGAAGCAGCAGATCGCCTTCTATGGCTCCACTCCGGCGTACCGAGGCGTACTCGAACTCCACGGGTGGGGTGGCCTTCAGGACGACCTCAATAAAATGTCCAAAGAGGGTCGCTGGAAAGAAATGGGCGAGCTCATCACCGACGACATCCTCGACACCTTCGCAGTGATCGGCGAACCGGAGCAGATTGCCGCCGGCCTGCGGGCGCGCTACGGCGGCATCGTGCAGCGAATCAGTTTCTACGCCCCGTACGCCTCGGACCCGGAGCGTTGGCAGCAGGTCATGAAGGACCTTCAGTCCATCTGA
- a CDS encoding PAC2 family protein, whose product MNPLYSLVDQPALESPVLVMVLKGWIDAGLGAAEAGEVLAQNLERHTVARFDADQLLDWRARRPTMRLVDGINTHLAWEETELSWAKDKSGRDILLLLGNEPDHAWMAFSQQVVDLALQFGSRMVLGLGAYPTPAPHTRPPLVAAAASEVALTVGLLRNTVEVPSGVQGMIERQAALRGLPTLGLWAQVPHYVATMPYPAASLALIETTNTVAGLDLPIGDLVDRAAVSQSKIDELIAQNPEHTAMLDQLEQNADQQTATSELSATTGDDLAEELERFLRDQ is encoded by the coding sequence ATGAACCCGCTCTATTCCCTGGTAGATCAACCCGCCCTCGAATCCCCTGTCCTGGTAATGGTCCTCAAAGGCTGGATCGACGCGGGCCTCGGGGCAGCCGAGGCGGGCGAGGTGCTCGCTCAGAACCTCGAACGCCATACCGTGGCCCGCTTCGACGCCGATCAGTTGCTCGACTGGCGCGCTCGCCGCCCCACGATGCGCTTAGTCGATGGCATCAACACCCACCTGGCCTGGGAGGAGACCGAACTCTCTTGGGCCAAGGACAAGAGCGGACGAGACATCCTCTTGTTGTTGGGCAACGAACCCGACCATGCCTGGATGGCGTTCTCGCAACAAGTGGTGGACCTCGCCCTGCAATTTGGCAGCCGGATGGTGCTGGGCCTGGGGGCCTACCCCACTCCCGCACCCCACACCCGACCCCCGCTCGTCGCCGCCGCGGCATCGGAAGTCGCGCTCACCGTGGGCCTGCTGCGCAACACCGTGGAGGTGCCCTCGGGGGTACAGGGCATGATCGAACGACAAGCGGCCCTTCGCGGCTTGCCCACTCTCGGTCTCTGGGCGCAGGTGCCGCACTACGTGGCGACCATGCCCTACCCGGCGGCGTCGTTGGCGCTCATCGAGACCACCAATACGGTGGCCGGGTTGGACCTACCCATTGGCGATCTCGTTGATCGAGCCGCCGTGAGTCAATCGAAAATCGATGAACTCATCGCCCAGAACCCCGAGCACACCGCCATGCTTGATCAGCTGGAGCAAAACGCTGACCAGCAGACCGCCACATCGGAACTTTCGGCAACGACCGGCGACGATCTGGCGGAGGAACTGGAACGCTTCCTTCGCGACCAGTAA
- a CDS encoding phosphotransferase family protein, with the protein MTETIKGIDESGVTAWFADHIPQAAGPLTFALIAGGHSNLTYRVTDAAGQAFVLRRPPLGQVLATAHDMSREHKIISALGPTDVPVAPALGLCLDDQVNGAPFYVMDFVDGRVLRDQVAAAAISLPARAQASRSVADTLARIHAIDPDAVGLGDLGKKADYLPRQLKRWYGQWNQSKTRELPLIDELHDQFQARIPEQGPAAIVHGDYRLDNCMTDDDGNIVAVLDWELCTLGDPLADVGLLMVYWTEASDAVPMLLTAPTAQEGFLTRQGVLERYSHMSGRDLSQIEYYTAFGYWKLACIIEGVYARYVGGSMGSSDPATFDGFKVQVERCAEAAKDAMSRLG; encoded by the coding sequence ATGACCGAGACCATCAAGGGAATCGACGAGAGTGGCGTCACCGCCTGGTTCGCTGATCACATCCCGCAGGCCGCGGGCCCCCTCACCTTCGCCCTGATCGCCGGCGGGCATTCGAACCTCACCTACCGCGTGACCGACGCAGCCGGACAGGCCTTCGTGCTGCGCCGTCCCCCGCTGGGCCAGGTTCTCGCCACCGCCCACGACATGAGTCGCGAGCACAAGATCATTTCGGCCCTCGGACCCACCGACGTGCCGGTGGCCCCGGCTCTGGGCCTCTGCCTCGACGACCAGGTAAACGGCGCCCCGTTCTATGTCATGGACTTCGTGGATGGTCGTGTCCTACGCGACCAGGTCGCCGCCGCCGCCATCTCTCTCCCCGCCCGCGCCCAGGCCAGCCGGTCGGTGGCCGACACGCTGGCTCGCATTCACGCCATCGACCCCGATGCCGTTGGTCTTGGAGACTTGGGTAAAAAAGCCGACTATCTCCCTCGGCAACTGAAGCGCTGGTACGGGCAGTGGAACCAGTCCAAGACCCGGGAGCTTCCCCTGATCGACGAGCTCCACGATCAGTTCCAAGCCCGCATTCCCGAACAGGGGCCAGCGGCCATCGTCCACGGCGACTACCGCCTCGACAACTGCATGACCGATGACGACGGCAACATCGTGGCCGTGCTGGACTGGGAACTGTGCACTCTCGGAGATCCACTGGCCGATGTGGGCCTCTTGATGGTCTATTGGACAGAGGCCAGCGATGCGGTGCCGATGCTGCTCACGGCCCCCACCGCGCAAGAAGGGTTCCTCACCCGTCAGGGGGTGCTCGAGCGTTACTCACACATGAGCGGACGGGATCTTTCCCAGATCGAGTACTACACGGCGTTCGGCTACTGGAAACTGGCCTGTATCATCGAAGGCGTGTACGCCCGCTATGTGGGCGGTTCCATGGGCAGTAGCGACCCCGCCACCTTCGACGGGTTCAAGGTCCAGGTCGAGCGGTGCGCCGAAGCCGCCAAAGACGCAATGAGCCGACTCGGATGA
- a CDS encoding tetratricopeptide repeat protein, which yields MSLDVTDATFPTEVVERSKQVTVVVDLWAEWCGPCKTLGPILEKVVDETAGAVVLVKVDVDANTQIPEAFKVQSIPAVYAMRDGKVIDGFVGALSEDKVREFITRLLPTEQEDALAALLAAGDEASLRLILEQEPGHAEAVLALAALLVVQQDETAKAEGLALLERIPASTETRHLAALARVGPADEMEDVRIELDRLLASVKDDETARQRFVDLLEVLGPDDPRTAAYRKELTARLF from the coding sequence ATGTCCCTTGACGTTACCGATGCCACCTTCCCTACGGAGGTCGTGGAGCGATCGAAGCAGGTCACCGTGGTGGTGGACCTGTGGGCCGAGTGGTGTGGCCCCTGTAAAACGCTGGGCCCCATCCTGGAGAAGGTGGTGGACGAGACCGCCGGAGCCGTGGTGCTCGTCAAGGTCGACGTGGATGCCAATACCCAGATCCCGGAGGCCTTCAAGGTGCAGAGCATCCCGGCGGTGTACGCAATGCGCGACGGCAAAGTCATCGATGGCTTCGTGGGGGCGCTCTCGGAGGACAAGGTGCGCGAGTTCATCACCCGCCTCCTACCGACCGAGCAGGAGGATGCCCTCGCCGCCCTGCTCGCCGCCGGCGACGAGGCATCGCTCCGCCTGATTCTCGAACAAGAACCGGGCCACGCCGAAGCGGTACTGGCCCTGGCGGCGCTCCTGGTGGTGCAACAAGACGAGACCGCGAAAGCGGAGGGGCTGGCGCTTCTCGAGCGGATCCCCGCGTCGACGGAGACGCGGCACCTCGCGGCGTTGGCCCGGGTGGGGCCGGCTGACGAAATGGAAGATGTGCGTATCGAACTCGACCGCCTGCTGGCTTCGGTGAAAGACGACGAGACGGCGCGGCAGCGGTTCGTAGATCTACTAGAGGTGCTGGGTCCCGACGATCCGCGTACCGCGGCGTATCGCAAGGAACTGACGGCGCGCCTGTTCTAG
- a CDS encoding ComEA family DNA-binding protein has product MVASLGGTVSEISNGAPREGDIPLRPLPPRSWRERVEQVADATGTSPLRIALGAGVALAALAGVAWLLRPTAAPPEVALPFAASTVATPLTTTTTAPVPFVVHVAGAVITPGLHELPAGARVADAITAAGGLRPDADATGINLAAPLSDGTRLYVPVVGETPPPVVLGATGPTSASGTDLPAAAVNLNTAGEEELDGLPGVGPATASAIINYRQEVGGFASVDELLDVPGIGEAKLEQLRPLVTV; this is encoded by the coding sequence ATGGTCGCGTCCCTGGGAGGGACAGTGTCTGAGATCTCCAACGGTGCGCCCCGCGAGGGCGATATTCCCCTCCGCCCGCTACCGCCTCGCTCGTGGCGCGAGCGCGTCGAGCAGGTGGCCGATGCCACGGGTACCTCCCCACTGCGCATTGCGCTCGGGGCGGGGGTGGCTCTGGCAGCCCTAGCGGGGGTGGCCTGGCTCCTACGACCGACGGCGGCCCCACCGGAGGTGGCGCTGCCCTTCGCCGCTTCTACCGTGGCCACCCCCCTCACCACCACCACCACGGCTCCCGTGCCCTTCGTCGTGCACGTGGCCGGTGCGGTGATCACCCCGGGTCTGCACGAGTTGCCGGCGGGGGCGCGAGTGGCCGATGCCATTACCGCCGCCGGCGGTTTGCGCCCCGACGCCGACGCCACCGGGATCAACCTGGCGGCCCCGCTAAGCGACGGCACGCGCTTGTATGTACCAGTGGTCGGTGAAACGCCGCCACCGGTGGTACTCGGGGCCACCGGGCCTACGAGTGCGAGCGGAACGGATCTCCCCGCGGCCGCCGTGAATCTCAATACCGCCGGCGAGGAGGAACTGGATGGCTTGCCGGGAGTGGGGCCTGCCACCGCGTCGGCCATTATCAACTATCGCCAAGAAGTGGGTGGATTCGCATCGGTCGATGAGTTGTTGGACGTGCCTGGCATCGGCGAAGCGAAACTGGAGCAACTGCGTCCGCTGGTGACGGTGTGA
- a CDS encoding ComEC/Rec2 family competence protein, which translates to MSFSPPVAVALAGAAALGALHPARPSLGAGLGVVVLALVGRQNGLLILAVGLMVSGLAQRSLDGLAGVRPGSWAGEVELVSDPVPSFGGVRVDVRVGGRRLEARAEGPAAQALQGRLAGEVMAVRGVVTAVPPEATWLVPRHIGGRLRLSRVERWHLGSGPSQVANALRRTLMAGAESMSPRQRALYTGLVIGDDRAQPVGLADDFRGAGLTHLLAVSGQNVSFVLALASPVLRRLRLWPRWFLTLGLIGMFGLMTRFEPSVLRASALAALATLVTTTGHALARVTVLGWASAGLLMIDPLLVHSVGFRLSVAASAAIVVLAPRLLEVLPGPALFREAMAVTLAAQLGVAPVLLATFGPIPVASLPANLLAVPVAGAIMVWGLTAGLLAGVAGPSVAWLLQLPTGAGLAWLEAVAHHLAQASLGELGGGEVVALGVGLAVAAVGARRVEWVRQAGLLLAGTAVLVAVVAARAPPPLRASVTTGVTVWREGSSALVVLSDAGGGRSVGSAGVLEGLRRSGIDRIGLLVVADASVPREVVADVLQGHPTGGVVTADPGTLGSVGVPVARPPPGGGMEVGRLAVRITALPERLVVDARPR; encoded by the coding sequence GTGAGTTTCTCCCCGCCGGTGGCGGTGGCCTTGGCGGGGGCGGCGGCCCTCGGCGCGCTCCACCCGGCCCGGCCGAGCCTGGGGGCGGGGCTCGGGGTGGTGGTCCTCGCGCTGGTGGGGCGACAGAACGGATTGCTGATCCTGGCGGTAGGACTGATGGTGAGCGGGTTGGCCCAGCGCAGTCTCGACGGTCTGGCGGGGGTGCGCCCCGGCTCGTGGGCGGGCGAAGTGGAACTGGTGAGCGACCCGGTGCCGTCCTTCGGAGGGGTACGAGTAGATGTGCGGGTGGGGGGGCGTCGCTTGGAGGCTCGCGCCGAAGGGCCCGCCGCCCAGGCTCTCCAAGGGCGACTCGCTGGCGAGGTGATGGCCGTTCGAGGCGTGGTGACGGCGGTGCCCCCTGAGGCCACCTGGCTCGTCCCCCGACACATCGGCGGTCGCCTGCGCCTCTCCCGGGTGGAGCGATGGCACCTGGGCTCGGGGCCGAGCCAGGTGGCCAACGCTCTGCGGCGCACCCTGATGGCGGGCGCCGAGTCAATGTCGCCCCGGCAACGGGCGCTCTACACGGGGCTGGTGATCGGTGACGATCGGGCGCAGCCGGTTGGGCTGGCCGACGATTTTCGCGGTGCTGGGCTCACCCACCTATTGGCTGTTTCGGGACAAAACGTGTCGTTTGTGTTGGCGTTGGCCAGCCCGGTGTTGCGGCGCCTGCGGCTGTGGCCCCGTTGGTTTCTTACCCTCGGGCTGATTGGGATGTTCGGGTTGATGACGCGTTTTGAACCATCGGTGTTGCGGGCGTCGGCCCTTGCCGCGCTGGCAACTCTGGTGACGACCACCGGCCATGCCCTGGCCCGGGTCACGGTGCTGGGTTGGGCCAGTGCAGGGCTACTGATGATCGACCCATTGCTCGTGCATTCGGTGGGGTTCCGGCTTTCGGTGGCGGCGTCGGCAGCCATTGTGGTGTTGGCGCCCCGGCTCCTGGAGGTCCTGCCGGGTCCGGCACTGTTCCGGGAGGCAATGGCGGTCACCCTGGCGGCCCAGCTGGGGGTGGCTCCCGTATTGCTTGCCACCTTCGGGCCCATTCCGGTGGCTTCGCTGCCCGCCAACCTCCTGGCGGTGCCGGTGGCGGGAGCGATCATGGTGTGGGGTCTCACGGCGGGCCTGCTCGCGGGAGTTGCGGGCCCGTCGGTGGCGTGGCTGCTTCAGCTACCCACCGGGGCTGGGCTGGCTTGGTTGGAGGCGGTGGCTCACCACCTCGCCCAGGCTTCCTTGGGCGAACTCGGGGGTGGGGAAGTGGTGGCGCTGGGGGTGGGTCTGGCGGTGGCGGCGGTGGGAGCACGCCGGGTCGAGTGGGTGCGCCAGGCGGGGTTGTTATTGGCGGGCACCGCGGTGCTCGTGGCGGTGGTGGCGGCGAGGGCCCCGCCGCCGCTGCGGGCATCGGTGACTACCGGAGTGACGGTGTGGCGCGAGGGGTCAAGCGCACTGGTGGTCCTGAGCGATGCGGGGGGCGGACGCTCGGTGGGATCGGCAGGGGTGTTGGAGGGATTGCGGCGATCGGGCATCGATCGGATCGGGCTGCTGGTGGTGGCCGATGCGTCGGTGCCGCGAGAGGTGGTGGCGGATGTGCTCCAGGGGCATCCCACCGGTGGCGTGGTGACTGCTGATCCTGGCACTCTTGGCTCGGTGGGTGTGCCGGTGGCCCGACCCCCGCCGGGGGGCGGGATGGAAGTAGGCCGACTTGCGGTGCGGATCACGGCTTTGCCGGAGCGTCTAGTGGTGGATGCTCGTCCCCGATGA